In a single window of the Pieris rapae chromosome 9, ilPieRapa1.1, whole genome shotgun sequence genome:
- the LOC110992579 gene encoding lysine-specific demethylase 3A isoform X3 → MQTSCGTSPEREPADSNKKGATKSVSASDVVEASEEKCLTPVELKESEVKSEVSVGADVASAVASEEDDCVIVSARDADDRSDSGVSGVRSGGSASSVEEWRGMAHGYGGGPPPPLLHLPPPPPSLYAGELLWKQRYQPPLHAPLHHAIADDYLAAANFDRERHERLLRERRDQEQREHEKQQKEKERERIEREREREREKQEREEKERREQENAASKLVSRHFEESLRLANQKRERNMSWSLLNNIAPNRGGSGPEHDRLRAQERAYYSPPAHPPDRLSQTEYTQHNPHAPHSPHSQHTPRHTLSKSDKPPPHPGLPKSEPNFASYNYPLYRYDKLKDQHLPAPPPLVPEKNSVIVKHDAKQIHLEQKHPYPSKPRSEPSPHYLSRPYRTGLSPHAPPHPHPALQTQPHAALPAQDKNRRLYQPPPPQRSPAGYYQTAPPVKPKVSSPAPPHIYGKPSNSPSPAHFGIAVEPPLQLTKAELPPVPYPPPSAYSPALRTRPPPVAHSRTPEPRPPPRAHGDTATSTSPCQTQPLDLGMTREDPDRLSPRRRCPFESSDADPKRRRLDSPAPEPLIAAAASVGRTPLGSEPAPQAPGPPCDVRVPSADGSVETPEKAAGASPAPQITPSASPAPATIPQIPSSPPISTTSTPPAPPATPPVTTVAESETPAKIASPSPRDGAAPVRHLGKKAWLQRHETAPIGEGDCSGGGGTCITLPMTLSRVSEPDDSSSNIVVPVAAKSIQRGARKTSKPRKPKEVNGRVDDVEEDSSSSDREPSSPPKRKPPKAKRKKGAVKKANDEPKKKKASESGSESDKESDDKDSDSAGSGSGSGSTSSKRGGSRARGRKTRGGGRGGRRREDPPRRTPSTARPKPGTESFLQNGPCFEVAPRLAKCRECRWSPAQRDKDMPNIFCRFYAFRRLKYAKNRQLAIAGFSDPYKDAEEDDKKLWLSSSAGAAELDIEMSCFLLREIGDQFCELLQQEKEAESHHLNEDKTIAWKRVVQGVREICDVCETTLFNFHWTCGKCGFVVCLDCYKSKTSGEASASPASETSSASATNGERDSFGWLTCTSGGAHPARRLLLTQIAAGGALVAAAARAHRIRAAFSLPPCGCGYNTEPPAHHKAAARLLLQRALQKSVKKENVKEENSPTNGSPVKSENGKTGSSIVSWLSDLPIKTDLKSEKSDSSSSDSEESGNYSTLRELLIRPAPEGGDTQPKKKQKKNKSDLLDDVISSVIDDKKDDDEAKPFALSNVVKRYERGRGREELPIRIMTLTESKVLYPDVPHSWLCDGKLLHLTDPAHAGNYKPFQDQWKRGQPVLVSDVSSLLDKDLWSPESFSQDFGETRVDLVNCASGLVVPNQPGSKFWDGFQLAAKRLRDERGAPMVLKLKDWPPGEDFAELLPTRFDDLMRVLPLGEYTSRNGKLNLAARLPECFVRPDLGPKMYTAYGGAGGTTNLHLDVSDAVNVMVHASAPADAPERAREASRAAEEAGVDVLSRKRARVKPPAALWHIYAAKDADKIRDFLVRAELERGARPRAQHDPVHDQTWYLDAALRERLYREYGVEGYAILQCPGDAVFVPAGAPHQVRNLLDCIKVAEDFVSPENVSRCFELAQQFRRLSRQHANKEDKLQIKNIVYHAVKDSLCCLEEALEEK, encoded by the exons GTGCCACAAAAAGTGTGAGTGCAAGTGATGTGGTGGAAGCCAGTGAGGAAAAGTGCTTAACGCCCGTGGAATTAAAAGAAAGTGAAGTTAAGAGTGAAGTGAGTGTGGGCGCGGATGTTGCCAGCGCCGTGGCCTCCGAGGAGGACGATTGTGTGATAGTGAGCGCGCGAGATGCGGACGATCGGTCCGACTCGGGCGTGAGTGGTGTGCGTTCGGGCGGCTCGGCCAGTTCCGTGGAGGAGTGGCGAGGGATGGCCCATGGCTACGGAGGTGGTCCGCCACCGCCCTTGCTGCATCTGCCGCCACCGCCGCCCTCGCTCTACGCGGGCGAGCTGCTGTGGAAGCAGCGCTACCAGCCACCGCTGCATGCGCCGTTGCATCATGCCATTGCGGACGACTACCTTGCGGCCGCTAACTTCGATAGAGAGAGACACGAAAGACTGTTACG GGAAAGAAGGGATCAGGAGCAAAGAGAGCATGAAAAGCAACAAAAAGAAAAGGAGAGAGAACGGATAGAGAGGGAAAGAGAACGTGAGAGGGAGAAACAGGAAAGAGAGGAGAAGGAAAGGAGAGAACAGGAAAATGCAGCATCAAAATTAGTGTCGAGGCATTTTGAGGAATCTCTGAGGCTAGCGAATCAAAAG CGGGAGCGGAATATGTCCTGGTCGCTACTCAATAATATAGCGCCCAACAGAGGAGGCTCAGGCCCTGAGCATGACAGGCTCCGGGCGCAAGAACGCGCCTACTACTCGCCCCCGGCGCATCCTCCCGACCGGCTCTCGCAAACCGAATACACCCAACACAATCCTCACGCTCCACACTCCCCCCATTCCCAGCACACACCTAGACATACCCTCTCCAAGTCAGACAAACCACCCCCTCATCCCGGCCTTCCGAAAAGCGAACCAAATTTCGCGTCCTACAATTACCCCCTATACCGGTACGATAAGCTCAAAGATCAACATCTACCAGCCCCACCTCCCCTTGTCCCTGAAAAAAATTCTGTGATAGTCAAACATGACGCTAAACAGATCCATTTGGAACAGAAGCATCCATATCCCAGCAAACCAAGAAGTGAACCGTCGCCGCATTACCTCTCCCGGCCGTATCGAACAGGTTTGTCGCCTCACGCGCCACCACATCCGCATCCTGCGTTACAAACTCAACCTCATGCGGCTCTTCCTGCTCAAGACAAGAACCGTCGGTTATATCAACCGCCGCCTCCCCAAAGATCCCCCGCGGGATATTACCAAACGGCGCCTCCAGTCAAACCAAAAGTATCGAGTCCGGCGCCACCTCACATCTATGGAAAACCGAGCAATTCCCCCAGCCCTGCACATTTCGGTATTGCAGTGGAACCACCACTTCAATTAACAAAGGCCGAGCTCCCACCGGTACCATATCCGCCGCCGTCAGCGTATTCGCCGGCGCTTCGAACGAGACCACCTCCGGTAGCGCATTCGCGGACACCGGAACCTAGACCGCCTCCCAGAGCACACGGAGATACCGCAACGTCGACTTCTCCCTGTCAAACGCAGCCGTTGGATCTCGGGATGACGCGGGAAGATCCCGATCGGCTATCGCCTAGAAGACGGTGTCCTTTCGAATCTTCAGATGCGGATCCAAAAAGACGGCGATTAGACAGTCCCGCTCCGGAGCCCTTGATAGCGGCGGCGGCGAGCGTAGGCCGAACGCCCTTAGGTTCCGAGCCAGCCCCACAGGCGCCCGGCCCCCCCTGTGATGTTAGAGTTCCTTCGGCCGATGGCAGTGTGGAAACCCCCGAGAAAGCCGCCGGCGCGTCCCCCGCTCCTCAAATAACGCCATCGGCGAGTCCCGCGCCGGCGACGATACCACAAATACCCTCATCACCCCCAATCAGTACGACGTCGACGCCGCCCGCCCCGCCCGCTACTCCACCAGTCACTACAGTCGCGGAAAGCGAAACTCCGGCTAAAATTGCCTCTCCTAGTCCGCGCGACGGTGCCGCTCCCGTAAGGCATCTAGGAAAAAAAGCCTGGCTTCAAAGACATGAGACGGCACCCATTGGGGAAGGCGATTGTTCCGGCGGTGGTGGCACCTGCATAACGCTACCTATGACACTCAGCCGAGTGTCCGAACCGGATGATTCGAGTTCTAATATAGTCGTTCCGGTCGCGGCGAAGTCTATTCAAAGAGGCGCGCGTAAAACGTCGAAACCTCGGAAGCCCAAAGAAGTGAACGGCCGAGTGGACGACGTCGAAGAAGACAGCTCTAGTTCGGACCGTGAACCAAGTTCGCCGCCAAAGCGAAAGCCCCCGAAGGCGAAACGGAAAAAGGGGGCCGTTAAGAAGGCGAACGATGagccaaaaaaaaagaaagcgTCAGAGAGTGGAAGTGAAAGTGATAAAGAAAGTGATGATAAAGACTCCGATTCGGCTGGGAGCGGGAGTGGTAGCGGTAGTACTTCCAGTAAGCGCGGCGGAAGCAGAGCTCGCGGACGAAAAACCAGAGGTGGAGGACGAGGAGGCAGGAGAAGGGAAGACCCTCCTAGAAGAACTCCCTCCACGGCGCGTCCGAAGCCTGGCACGGAGTCCTTTCTCCAGAACGGGCCGTGCTTCGAAGTCGCCCCTAGGCTAGCTAAGTGCCGCGAGTGTCGCTGGTCGCCCGCTCAACGCGACAAAGACATGCCGAACATATTTTGCCGCTTCTACGCTTTCCGAAGACTGAAATATGcaaagaatagacaattagCTATAGCTGGATTTTCCGATCCGTACAAAGACGCTGAAgag gATGACAAAAAATTATGGTTATCATCATCAGCTGGAGCAGCAGAATTAGATATAGAAATGAGTTGTTTCCTATTGAGGGAGATTGGAGACCAATTCTGTGAACTATTACAACAGGAAAAGGAAGCCGAATCACACCATTTAAATGAAG ATAAGACGATAGCGTGGAAACGCGTGGTTCAAGGTGTAAGAGAAATTTGTGACGTTTGTGAAACGACACTCTTCAATTTCCACTGGACATGCGGCAAGTGCGGTTTCGTCGTCTGTCTTGATTGTTACAAG TCCAAAACATCAGGAGAGGCCAGTGCCAGTCCAGCTAGTGAGACCAGTAGCGCCAGTGCTACCAATGGAGAGAGAGATTCTTTCgg CTGGCTTACATGCACATCTGGTGGGGCCCATCCTGCACGTCGCTTACTCCTGACCCAGATAGCGGCAGGTGGGGCACTCGTGGCGGCTGCGGCGCGAGCTCATAGAATACGAGCTGCCTTCTCCTTACCGCCTTGCGGCTGTGGCTACAACACAGAACCCCCAGCTCATCATAAAGCGGCCGCTCGGTTGCTGTTACAACGGGCTTTGCAAAag AgtgtcaaaaaagaaaatgtcaaaGAAGAGAACAGTCCGACAAACGGTTCACCGGTCAAGTCAGAAAACGGAAAGACCGGAAGCTCCATCGTCAGCTGGCTCTCTGATCTTCCTATCAAAACCGATCTCAAGTCTGAGAAGTCGGACTCGAGCTCGTCTGACTCCGAAGAAAGCGGGAACTACTCGACGCTCCGGGAATTATTAATACGACCGGCGCCCGAAGGAGGAGACACCCAACCCAAGAAGAAGCAAAAGAAGAATAAGAGTGATTTACTCGATGATGTAATATCTAGTGTCATTGATGATAAAAAGGATGACGATGAGGCCAAACCGTTCGCGTTGTCCAATGTTGTGAAACGGTATGAAAGGGGCCGAGGAAGGGAAGAACTGCCCATTCGTATCATGACGCTGACGGAGTCCAAGGTGCTGTACCCTGATGTGCCTCATTCCTGGCTCTGCGATGGAAAGCTTCTACATTTAACGGATCCCGCGCACGCTGGAAACTATAAGCCTTTCCag gACCAATGGAAACGTGGTCAGCCAGTTCTCGTGTCAGACGTGTCTAGTCTTCTCGACAAAGACCTGTGGTCGCCCGAGAGTTTCTCGCAAGACTTCGGCGAGACGCGGGTGGACCTGGTCAACTGTGCCTCGGGACTTGTGGTCCCCAACCAGCCCGGAAGCAAATTCTGGGACGGGTTCCAGTTGGCTGCCAAGCGGCTGAGGGACGAACGGGGCGCCCCTATGGTCCTCAAGCTCAAGGACTGGCCTCCGGGCGAGGACTTCGCCGAATTACTCCCGACGAGATTTGACGACCTGATGAGGGTTCTCCCTCTGGGCGAGTACACGTCGCGGAACGGAAAACTTAACCTGGCGGCTCGACTGCCGGAGTGCTTCGTTCGACCCGACCTCGGGCCCAAGATGTACACGGCGTACGGAGGGGCCGGAGGCACCACAAACCTTCACCTCGACGTAAGCGATGCCGTCAACGTCATGGTCCACGCCAGCGCTCCCGCCGACGCCCCCGAGAGGGCCCGAGAGGCTTCCCGAGCCGCCGAAGAGGCCGGAGTCGACGTGCTGTCGCGCAAGAGAGCCAGGGTCAAGCCGCCGGCGGCCCTTTGGCACATCTACGCGGCTAAAGACGCGGATAAGATCCGCGATTTCCTAGTCAGGGCCGAGCTGGAGCGAGGGGCCAGGCCGCGGGCCCAGCACGACCCCGTCCACGACCAGACCTGGTACCTGGACGCGGCTCTGAGGGAGCGCCTCTACCGCGAGTACGGCGTCGAGGGCTATGCCATCCTCCAGTGCCCCGGAGACGCCGTGTTCGTCCCGGCCGGCGCCCCTCACCAGGTGAGGAATCTGCTGGACTGCATCAAGGTGGCCGAGGACTTCGTGTCCCCCGAGAACGTTTCGCGCTGCTTCGAGCTGGCGCAGCAGTTCCGGCGGCTGTCCCGGCAGCACGCCAACAAGGAGGACAAGCTGCAGATCAAGAACATCGTGTACCACGCGGTGAAGGACTCCCTCTGCTGCCTCGAGGAAGCCCTGGAAGAGAAGTGA